From the genome of Aspergillus fumigatus Af293 chromosome 1, whole genome shotgun sequence, one region includes:
- a CDS encoding PLAC8 family protein yields MAQENVSWQRGVCDCSSSCDVCLCATFTPCCLFNRIGTQFKGHDAQSCGWDCCMYFSVGCVLGLPCIPLGFRRYAIRNEYKIKAWCCSCCVLHQLDWETKHRPSAQQEGYQRPSGMAYNTRK; encoded by the exons ATGGCGCAGGAAAACGTTTCATGGCAACGCGGAGTCTGtgactgctcttcttcctgcgATGTGT GTCTTTGCGCAACATTTACTCCTTGCTGTCTGTTCAACAGAATAGGTACCCAATTCAAGGGCCATGACGCTCAAAGCTGCGGTTGGGAT TGCTGCATGTATTTCTCAGTTGGTTGTGTCCTCGGTCTTCCATGCATCCCTTTGGGATTTCGACGATACGCAATCCGGAATGAATATAAAATCAAGG CATGgtgttgctcttgctgcgTTCTACATCAGCTGGACTGGGAGACAAAACACCGTCCATCTGCCCAGCAGGAAGGGTATCAACGACCGTCGGGCATGGCCTACAATACACGGAAATAA